In one Photobacterium swingsii genomic region, the following are encoded:
- the mobC gene encoding plasmid mobilization relaxosome protein MobC: MMNCIKKVTRTEYIQLRVTKEEKQQIFANANGNTSMWLRAVALSPNTCHAKARYKIFKQDPALIRHVALIGNNINQIARHINSVKKSGSLVDLVAVQAQLVLMNSQLSTLIQQTP, encoded by the coding sequence ATGATGAACTGCATCAAAAAAGTAACCAGAACGGAATACATTCAGTTACGTGTCACGAAAGAAGAAAAGCAGCAAATTTTTGCCAATGCAAATGGCAATACATCCATGTGGTTGCGTGCAGTGGCACTTAGCCCCAACACCTGTCACGCAAAAGCACGCTACAAAATATTCAAACAAGATCCAGCACTAATACGTCATGTTGCATTGATTGGAAATAACATTAACCAAATCGCACGCCATATAAATAGTGTGAAAAAATCTGGTTCACTCGTGGATTTAGTGGCGGTGCAAGCACAACTTGTACTAATGAATTCACAGCTAAGTACCTTAATCCAACAAACACCATGA
- a CDS encoding relaxase family protein, with protein MIVKFFKGDHSSAQNGLKYLEGGTKRRSVAPQLLSGNPEITREWLKQASRFSKAFTYGCLSFEEVDIPAHQKQQLMVSFEHTLMSGLTSQQYDIVWIEHRDKGRLELNFHIVNMELTTGKALTPYVHRRDMTRIDAWKCIANDTFGFTDPNDPSRARTFTSGNNSKSRRELMAQIDAYLFELAANGILNQQQDVIDALNKIDGVTVTRNTKSSISFKADGYQKPIRLKGELYGKSYTGIEISTAKQAERTASFACQHHERLKSNKQKLKERNEHIACHRRKLYRPTPSKSTPSQLAVSNVPEPSNIACGNNLRKIPDTGIRNHAISTLSSNRKIKREPKTLVLPVNKTFEKKDKNKINQYANNHTNQLKSSSTWVFKVLTKLRDTIKTLAGSINRRKAEARGFGDIYQETQCNCRDLNRLLELTGKWRLELKHQRAFKQLKQVCIVSPTKRMGSQFEQKI; from the coding sequence ATGATAGTTAAATTTTTCAAAGGTGATCACTCATCTGCTCAGAACGGCTTGAAGTACCTGGAAGGCGGCACTAAACGCCGTTCAGTTGCACCTCAGTTACTATCTGGCAACCCAGAAATAACAAGGGAATGGTTAAAGCAGGCAAGCCGCTTTTCAAAGGCATTCACATACGGCTGTTTGAGCTTTGAAGAAGTTGACATTCCTGCTCATCAAAAACAGCAACTGATGGTTTCATTTGAGCATACTTTGATGAGCGGACTTACTTCACAGCAATACGACATTGTCTGGATTGAACACCGAGACAAAGGGCGACTGGAGCTGAACTTCCATATAGTGAACATGGAACTGACCACAGGAAAAGCGTTAACGCCATACGTCCACAGACGAGATATGACGCGTATTGATGCATGGAAATGTATTGCCAACGACACCTTTGGTTTTACCGATCCCAATGATCCATCAAGGGCTAGAACTTTTACTTCAGGTAACAATTCAAAATCAAGGCGAGAGCTGATGGCACAAATAGACGCTTATCTATTTGAGCTTGCCGCAAATGGTATTTTGAATCAGCAGCAAGATGTGATTGATGCATTAAACAAAATTGACGGTGTGACTGTCACTCGCAACACTAAATCATCTATCTCTTTTAAAGCAGACGGATACCAAAAACCTATACGCCTCAAAGGCGAACTTTATGGCAAATCTTACACAGGAATTGAAATTAGCACAGCAAAACAGGCAGAAAGAACTGCAAGCTTTGCTTGTCAACATCACGAACGACTTAAATCAAACAAACAAAAGCTTAAAGAACGAAATGAGCATATCGCGTGCCATCGTCGAAAACTCTATAGACCAACACCTAGCAAATCAACGCCGTCACAATTGGCTGTATCCAATGTGCCTGAGCCTAGCAATATTGCTTGCGGGAATAATCTTAGGAAGATACCTGACACTGGAATACGAAATCACGCCATTTCAACCTTGTCATCAAATCGTAAAATCAAAAGAGAACCCAAAACTCTTGTATTGCCAGTTAACAAAACCTTTGAAAAGAAGGATAAAAACAAAATAAATCAATATGCTAACAACCATACTAATCAACTTAAAAGCTCTTCAACATGGGTATTTAAAGTCCTCACAAAACTTAGAGATACAATTAAAACACTTGCAGGAAGCATTAACCGAAGAAAAGCAGAAGCGCGAGGATTTGGAGACATCTATCAAGAAACTCAATGCAACTGTCGTGACCTTAATAGATTACTTGAATTAACTGGTAAGTGGAGGCTTGAACTGAAACACCAGCGTGCTTTCAAACAATTAAAGCAAGTTTGTATTGTATCTCCCACTAAACGAATGGGAAGCCAATTCGAGCAAAAAATCTAG
- a CDS encoding HNH endonuclease, translating into MIKKMANTYLFQGNPRYYDMDTYLATHSYIYWRCPNYKDKIQIGDKAILWRAGKKAGMIAVGVIVEIPTPASKIQFPELLGQRFWTSDEMDVDDIKIGIKIKDVRLTYDESSTSREHFKLNPIVSKHRIITNPTGTVFKLEGAVADAMFLDWNNTSDLEIGESTSSEIFDSEGKYRYVLHKRRERSSALRKAKVKHFLTTNDFIHCELCRVNLNEKYPSSLSEGYIEVHHINPISTLAEHTPTHIDDLILLCPNCHRMVHRTKDAEKNLEDLKVWFLDK; encoded by the coding sequence ATGATTAAGAAAATGGCAAATACATACCTTTTTCAGGGTAACCCTAGATATTACGATATGGATACCTACTTGGCGACTCATTCATATATCTACTGGCGTTGTCCAAACTACAAAGACAAGATTCAAATCGGAGACAAAGCCATATTGTGGCGAGCTGGTAAAAAGGCAGGCATGATCGCTGTTGGGGTAATAGTCGAAATACCTACGCCAGCCTCAAAAATCCAATTTCCTGAATTGTTGGGACAACGTTTCTGGACTTCAGATGAAATGGATGTCGATGATATAAAGATCGGCATTAAAATTAAAGACGTTCGTTTAACTTATGATGAAAGTTCTACATCACGAGAACACTTCAAATTGAATCCCATAGTCAGTAAGCACCGCATCATAACTAACCCCACAGGAACAGTATTTAAACTCGAAGGTGCCGTAGCTGATGCAATGTTCTTGGATTGGAATAATACTAGTGACTTAGAAATAGGTGAGTCTACATCTAGTGAAATTTTTGATTCTGAGGGTAAGTATCGTTATGTGCTGCACAAGAGAAGAGAGCGTTCAAGTGCTTTGCGCAAGGCGAAAGTTAAGCATTTTCTGACAACCAATGACTTCATTCATTGTGAACTATGCCGTGTAAATCTAAACGAGAAATACCCAAGTTCTCTTTCTGAGGGATATATTGAAGTTCATCATATCAATCCAATATCAACACTGGCTGAGCACACACCGACTCACATCGATGATTTGATATTGTTATGTCCTAATTGTCATCGAATGGTGCATCGAACGAAAGATGCGGAGAAAAACTTGGAAGATTTGAAGGTGTGGTTTTTAGATAAGTAA
- a CDS encoding COG2958 family protein: MSKLSQSKKIAIFLQENPNQRYTAKAIAEAITARYPEDYLDKRANPRFETEQEFISQVVAEVGAQKQSILNQSDKIKWQDKPRPRVYWFDDGSLLGNDEPQPEEELSDEAPINNTLSEHDLYPILMDYLKSEHQLYCLRIDEKRSKNNLGSGGNQWLHPDIVAMEPVAQQWHQYVKSCVLQGGGQSVRLWSFEVKKTLTMGNVRKCFFQAVSNSSWASEGYLVATSIADSRVEQELRMLSALHGIGVILLSVSNPSESELLLPAKKRPEVDWQSVNRIVEENADFKDFIDLVSNYYQTGRVRSKDWNH, from the coding sequence ATGAGTAAATTATCGCAATCAAAGAAAATAGCTATCTTCCTACAAGAGAATCCCAATCAGCGATACACGGCTAAGGCTATTGCAGAGGCGATCACTGCACGTTATCCAGAAGATTATTTAGATAAACGAGCGAATCCTCGCTTTGAAACCGAGCAAGAATTTATCTCACAAGTTGTCGCTGAAGTTGGCGCTCAAAAACAAAGTATTCTTAATCAATCAGATAAGATCAAATGGCAAGATAAACCACGTCCTAGAGTGTACTGGTTTGATGATGGCTCGTTGTTGGGGAATGACGAACCTCAACCCGAAGAAGAGCTATCAGACGAAGCGCCGATAAACAATACGTTGAGTGAGCATGATTTATATCCGATCTTAATGGATTACCTAAAGTCAGAGCATCAACTTTACTGCCTACGAATCGATGAAAAGCGGTCAAAGAATAATTTAGGTAGCGGTGGCAATCAGTGGTTGCACCCCGATATTGTCGCGATGGAACCTGTTGCGCAGCAATGGCATCAATACGTTAAAAGTTGCGTACTTCAAGGTGGCGGTCAAAGCGTTCGCCTGTGGTCATTTGAAGTTAAGAAAACCCTAACAATGGGCAACGTGCGTAAGTGTTTCTTCCAAGCGGTCAGCAACTCGTCATGGGCTAGCGAGGGCTACTTAGTGGCAACGTCGATTGCTGATAGCCGTGTTGAGCAAGAACTGCGTATGTTAAGCGCTTTGCATGGTATTGGTGTCATTCTGCTTTCTGTAAGCAATCCATCAGAAAGTGAGTTGCTGCTACCAGCTAAAAAGCGTCCTGAGGTTGATTGGCAGTCCGTGAACCGAATTGTCGAAGAAAATGCTGATTTCAAAGACTTTATCGATCTTGTTTCTAACTACTACCAAACAGGTCGTGTTCGCAGTAAAGATTGGAACCACTAA
- a CDS encoding recombinase family protein, with product METTPKIYNYARVSTTKQLQGVGLETQQQKSVLDDLSKEHNLPIDDENFVDQGLSAYHGKHKEGALGLVLSRIESGEIPSGSILVVFSLDRLSRETVNVAMEQLLSIINRGVRVYTHIDGKMFDAKSQNLTADLIVSLITMQRANEESETKSKRTIAAAKIALKRWKETGKPQGALGRTPFWIDQRTNTFNINADGVQKAVEMRIAGYGDLKIKQYLDANFEYKPTRRKGTVKQSKTWDYIAISQLWGKRSLIGEKTFTIEGIAHVMENYYPALIDDYTFRKLQIRTTKKRGRDTGSGKIPLLKSLVRCDICGGAMVFMDKGGDRVSYVCNLALKGEHERELYNANMLDLLTLGICKDAYLIESDKANNATQENNKLKLEAELVAEKENRVKLLEYCRRTPKESFFELLEESENKIDELEDKLDALNNADVVLSADELASLPDIFTDDVRKDYLHPERLAIRNNLYRFISSITLNRKFEPCSDAKTNFANCVDITWHFKNGQKRRLAMLPYEYTKTEGGGEGLYLPFVYMYGSKSLIKVEDGDQLLSDILTKLHKLDLTKCLYPSKGQYQWSRRTLECGKTYWVPLDEAVFIEKGMKIVATSVNGTEKEGKGLKAEENYLSLMFNDPSTDDIVYDYPDSTFIELVCKFGFAETRDFTDFLRDNHFNRELYSSLDFLMS from the coding sequence ATGGAAACTACCCCTAAAATCTATAATTATGCTCGTGTTAGCACCACGAAACAGTTGCAAGGTGTTGGCTTAGAAACGCAGCAACAGAAAAGTGTCCTCGATGACTTATCCAAAGAACATAACCTTCCTATTGATGATGAGAATTTCGTTGATCAGGGGCTAAGCGCATACCATGGTAAACATAAGGAAGGGGCGCTTGGCCTTGTGTTATCTCGTATAGAAAGTGGTGAAATACCCTCGGGCAGTATTCTTGTTGTTTTCTCCCTTGACCGCCTTTCAAGAGAAACCGTTAACGTCGCAATGGAGCAATTACTTAGTATTATTAACCGTGGTGTGCGTGTGTATACGCATATTGATGGCAAAATGTTTGATGCTAAGAGCCAGAACTTGACAGCAGATCTTATTGTTTCGTTGATTACAATGCAGCGAGCAAATGAGGAATCAGAGACGAAATCGAAGCGCACCATTGCTGCTGCTAAGATTGCTTTAAAGCGCTGGAAAGAAACAGGTAAACCACAAGGTGCTCTTGGGCGCACGCCATTTTGGATAGATCAGCGTACAAACACGTTTAACATTAATGCAGACGGTGTACAGAAAGCGGTTGAAATGCGGATCGCTGGCTACGGCGACTTAAAAATCAAACAGTATTTAGATGCCAATTTCGAATACAAGCCGACAAGGCGGAAGGGCACAGTAAAACAATCCAAAACATGGGATTACATTGCAATCAGCCAGCTATGGGGAAAACGCTCATTGATTGGTGAAAAAACCTTTACGATAGAAGGTATTGCTCATGTTATGGAAAATTACTACCCAGCACTAATTGACGATTACACATTCCGTAAGCTCCAAATCCGAACAACTAAAAAGCGAGGAAGAGACACTGGAAGCGGCAAAATTCCATTACTAAAAAGCCTTGTTCGTTGTGATATTTGCGGTGGTGCAATGGTTTTTATGGACAAAGGCGGTGACAGAGTCAGCTATGTGTGCAATTTGGCGTTGAAGGGCGAGCATGAGCGCGAACTCTACAATGCCAATATGCTGGATTTGTTGACTCTAGGGATTTGTAAAGATGCTTATCTCATAGAATCTGACAAAGCAAATAACGCTACCCAAGAAAATAACAAGTTGAAGCTAGAAGCTGAGTTGGTTGCGGAAAAAGAGAACCGAGTCAAGTTATTAGAGTATTGCCGAAGAACGCCAAAAGAATCATTCTTTGAGCTTCTTGAAGAAAGTGAGAATAAAATTGACGAGCTTGAAGACAAACTGGATGCCCTTAACAACGCTGATGTAGTCTTAAGTGCAGATGAGTTAGCCAGCTTGCCTGATATTTTTACTGATGATGTTCGAAAAGACTACTTACACCCTGAACGGTTGGCAATTCGCAATAACCTCTATCGTTTTATTTCTTCAATTACTTTGAATCGTAAGTTTGAACCTTGCAGTGATGCCAAGACTAACTTCGCCAACTGCGTCGATATCACTTGGCACTTCAAAAATGGTCAAAAGCGAAGACTTGCGATGTTGCCCTACGAGTACACAAAGACTGAAGGTGGTGGCGAAGGGCTTTATCTGCCATTTGTGTATATGTATGGCAGCAAGAGCCTTATCAAAGTAGAAGATGGTGATCAGCTTTTGTCAGATATTTTGACGAAACTTCACAAACTAGACCTAACGAAGTGCCTGTATCCGAGCAAAGGGCAGTATCAATGGAGTCGACGTACTCTAGAGTGTGGGAAAACCTATTGGGTTCCGCTTGATGAGGCTGTCTTTATCGAAAAGGGGATGAAAATTGTCGCAACGAGTGTCAACGGTACTGAAAAGGAAGGTAAAGGTCTTAAGGCAGAAGAAAATTACCTTTCCCTGATGTTTAATGACCCATCAACGGATGATATCGTTTACGACTATCCTGATTCTACATTCATTGAATTAGTCTGTAAGTTTGGCTTCGCTGAAACGCGTGATTTTACAGATTTTTTACGGGATAATCACTTCAATAGAGAACTCTACTCATCACTCGACTTTTTGATGTCGTAA
- a CDS encoding DUF3820 family protein, producing the protein MFQKEHLVKLANMKMPFGKYSGRVLIDLPEEYLLWFANKNQFPSGELGDLMQLCLALKIDGLDSVVRPLKYGNYP; encoded by the coding sequence ATGTTTCAGAAAGAACACTTGGTAAAGCTCGCGAACATGAAAATGCCATTTGGTAAATACAGTGGTCGCGTGCTTATTGATTTACCAGAAGAATACTTACTCTGGTTTGCCAATAAAAATCAGTTTCCCTCGGGTGAGTTAGGTGATTTAATGCAGCTCTGTTTAGCCCTCAAAATAGATGGCTTGGATTCTGTGGTGAGACCCCTTAAGTATGGAAACTACCCCTAA
- a CDS encoding YceI family protein — protein sequence MFKAKALLVALAMVNAPAALADWVLENDSSSINFLSVKNASVVETHRFSALQGTLSDSGKAHVVISLASVDTNIDIRDERMRTMLFNTDLFPSAILDAQLDQKQLAVMQVGQTMVLPVSFTLELHGQQQTLETNLQIIKVENGDLLANSLQPVVVDAAKFKLDEGVEALREVAKLNTIVPSVPVYVSLHFKNTQVPLDSDK from the coding sequence ATGTTTAAAGCTAAAGCGCTATTGGTTGCACTCGCTATGGTCAATGCCCCTGCGGCACTCGCGGATTGGGTGTTAGAGAATGACAGTTCATCGATAAATTTTTTATCCGTTAAAAATGCAAGTGTTGTCGAAACTCATCGCTTTTCGGCACTACAAGGCACGCTATCAGATTCGGGGAAAGCGCATGTTGTGATTAGTTTAGCGAGTGTTGATACCAATATAGACATTCGAGATGAGCGCATGCGTACCATGTTGTTCAATACTGATTTGTTTCCGAGTGCAATTTTGGATGCTCAGCTTGATCAGAAACAGTTAGCGGTAATGCAAGTCGGCCAAACCATGGTTTTACCAGTTTCTTTTACCTTAGAGCTTCACGGACAGCAGCAAACACTAGAAACGAATTTGCAGATCATCAAAGTTGAAAATGGTGACCTTCTTGCTAATTCTCTGCAGCCTGTGGTGGTTGATGCGGCCAAGTTTAAGTTAGATGAAGGGGTAGAGGCACTACGAGAGGTTGCTAAGTTGAATACTATAGTGCCGAGTGTACCTGTTTATGTTTCACTTCATTTTAAAAATACCCAAGTGCCATTAGATAGTGATAAATAA
- a CDS encoding helix-turn-helix transcriptional regulator → MPSSPPKTYYEKELDRLASEDSIQPKQYALIRQSKAFMEKYYSENIELNDLAKAAFMSRFHYVRVFKRMYGITPRHYLKDMRISKAKVLLRQGRSITHTCFEVGYESVTTFSSVFKKSTGYSPREFQKHHKSNLE, encoded by the coding sequence ATGCCCTCCTCTCCTCCTAAGACATATTATGAAAAAGAGCTCGATCGTTTGGCCAGCGAGGACTCAATACAACCCAAGCAATACGCTCTTATTAGGCAATCCAAGGCCTTCATGGAGAAATATTATTCCGAAAACATTGAATTAAACGATCTCGCTAAAGCTGCATTTATGTCTCGCTTCCACTATGTACGCGTATTTAAAAGAATGTATGGGATCACTCCGCGCCATTATCTGAAAGATATGCGCATTTCAAAAGCTAAAGTGCTTCTAAGGCAAGGGCGTTCCATCACCCATACCTGCTTTGAAGTAGGCTATGAAAGCGTCACGACCTTTTCTTCTGTCTTTAAAAAAAGTACGGGGTACTCACCAAGAGAGTTCCAAAAACACCATAAAAGCAATCTGGAATAA
- a CDS encoding VOC family protein gives MIKICVTSVPVENQDKALNFYTNILGFIKKTEVPLGEHKWLTVVSPQEQAGVELLLEPMAFEPARLYQNALKEAGIPWTSFAVDDIKKEYERLTKLGVQFSIAPREAGTVMIAVLDDTCGNYIQLMQEL, from the coding sequence GTGATCAAAATCTGCGTAACAAGCGTTCCTGTAGAAAATCAAGATAAGGCATTAAATTTCTATACGAATATTTTAGGCTTTATCAAGAAAACGGAAGTCCCTCTCGGTGAGCACAAATGGCTAACTGTCGTCTCTCCGCAAGAACAAGCAGGGGTTGAGCTATTACTTGAACCTATGGCATTTGAACCAGCAAGGTTATACCAAAACGCCTTAAAAGAAGCAGGGATCCCTTGGACCTCTTTTGCTGTCGATGACATCAAGAAAGAGTACGAGAGGCTTACAAAACTGGGGGTTCAATTTTCTATCGCGCCTAGGGAAGCGGGTACAGTCATGATAGCGGTATTAGACGATACCTGTGGAAATTATATTCAGCTGATGCAGGAGCTATAG
- a CDS encoding NUDIX hydrolase, translating into MRLLKSSTHPDLTELAGSVFHRRAARGIILDGDNILMLYTERYHDYTLPGGGVDDGEDLVEGLIRELEEETGAQNIRDIREFGMYEEYRPWYKPEHDIVHMESYCYVCTIDAELGETKFEDYEIKNGMKPVWMNIFEAIAHNEDTMANSDKKGMSIERETFLLKKIVEELIEQPLQKAS; encoded by the coding sequence ATGCGATTATTAAAGTCCTCTACACATCCTGATTTAACCGAGTTAGCGGGTTCGGTGTTTCATCGTCGTGCTGCGAGAGGAATCATTTTAGATGGCGACAATATTCTAATGCTTTATACCGAGCGTTATCATGACTATACCTTACCTGGTGGTGGGGTAGACGATGGTGAAGATTTGGTTGAAGGTCTGATCCGTGAGCTTGAAGAAGAAACGGGCGCGCAAAATATTCGCGATATTCGCGAATTTGGTATGTATGAAGAATATCGCCCTTGGTATAAGCCTGAGCATGATATTGTTCACATGGAATCTTACTGTTACGTTTGTACAATTGATGCAGAATTGGGTGAAACCAAGTTTGAAGATTACGAAATTAAAAATGGTATGAAGCCAGTTTGGATGAATATCTTTGAAGCGATTGCCCACAATGAAGACACCATGGCCAACAGCGATAAGAAAGGCATGTCAATTGAGCGTGAGACCTTCTTATTGAAGAAAATTGTCGAGGAGCTGATTGAACAGCCTCTACAGAAAGCATCATAA
- a CDS encoding MarR family winged helix-turn-helix transcriptional regulator, giving the protein MKPHETLAGLSVTFSHFLQNKVQAEVVRRHPELNVERLALLIELDFEDGQRPSVLARRMGRSKGTISSILRHSTKHGLVATTPDELNKNAKRIFITQKGKVIHDELSVVLTEMLEESVQDIPAEQQEEMKKAFVTCIKRLNPIWSEDEWLD; this is encoded by the coding sequence ATGAAACCACATGAAACTCTAGCAGGGTTATCTGTAACTTTTTCTCACTTTCTACAAAACAAAGTTCAAGCAGAAGTGGTACGTCGCCACCCAGAACTGAATGTAGAACGTCTTGCGTTACTGATTGAACTCGATTTTGAAGATGGACAACGTCCTAGCGTACTTGCACGCCGTATGGGGAGATCTAAAGGTACTATCAGTAGTATCCTACGTCACTCAACAAAACATGGTTTAGTTGCAACAACACCTGATGAGCTAAATAAAAATGCAAAGCGCATTTTCATTACTCAGAAAGGTAAAGTAATTCATGATGAACTTTCTGTTGTACTAACAGAAATGCTAGAAGAAAGCGTTCAAGACATTCCTGCTGAACAGCAAGAAGAAATGAAAAAAGCTTTTGTTACCTGCATCAAACGCCTGAACCCTATTTGGAGTGAAGACGAGTGGTTAGACTAA
- a CDS encoding metal ABC transporter solute-binding protein, Zn/Mn family — protein MALSSTTALAKDILTATPVTYMLATELTKGTELTTEYLPPKRYGVSRLPNWFSNQGAEATEKAAKEATVALTLGAVWAADPLYVHARQGNINIIEVDASQAISPRATGVAALRLDDGSLSPFAWLNPSNLSRMAAIVSDDLQRVWPEQAAVINKNQQSLMVNVRQLINQQQQQLIEANIDSVILLSTELEDFASGNQLFVVDRLTTPELEWTDKDKANLKSALEEDETLWVLTTRKMSAQLKSLVPNAERVLVIDSVDRWGRAGIDTKAPLKRWQLAL, from the coding sequence GTGACTTATATGCTGGCGACAGAGCTGACGAAAGGCACAGAGTTAACGACTGAGTATTTACCGCCTAAGCGTTACGGTGTATCGCGTTTACCTAATTGGTTTAGTAACCAAGGGGCAGAGGCGACTGAGAAAGCGGCAAAAGAGGCGACGGTTGCATTAACCTTAGGTGCAGTTTGGGCAGCGGATCCTCTGTATGTTCATGCTCGCCAAGGCAATATTAATATTATCGAGGTGGATGCATCACAGGCGATATCACCGCGTGCCACAGGCGTTGCAGCCTTGCGTTTAGATGATGGTTCGTTATCCCCATTTGCATGGCTAAACCCTTCTAATCTAAGCCGCATGGCTGCGATTGTGAGTGATGATTTACAACGCGTATGGCCAGAGCAAGCTGCGGTGATTAATAAAAACCAGCAGTCGCTAATGGTGAATGTGCGCCAGTTGATAAACCAGCAGCAACAGCAACTTATCGAAGCTAATATTGATTCAGTTATTTTATTATCCACCGAGCTAGAAGATTTTGCGTCGGGTAATCAGCTGTTTGTTGTGGATCGTTTAACGACACCAGAGCTGGAATGGACTGATAAAGATAAAGCCAACTTGAAGTCTGCGTTAGAAGAAGACGAAACGTTATGGGTGCTAACAACCCGTAAAATGAGCGCTCAATTGAAATCGCTGGTTCCGAATGCAGAACGTGTTCTTGTGATTGACAGCGTAGATCGTTGGGGCAGAGCAGGCATTGATACTAAAGCGCCGCTTAAGCGTTGGCAGCTAGCGTTATAA